The Populus nigra chromosome 4, ddPopNigr1.1, whole genome shotgun sequence genome contains the following window.
CATCTTCAACAGTCTTCATTAGTTTGCGATTCACTTCAAACAACTTCATGATGGCCTCCTCGGATTCTTCCAGCTGCTCCTTCACATTATCATATTCAATACCTTTTCCCTTCTCGCTCTTCTCCGTAATCTCCACCTTGCTCATCAAATCTTGAACTGTTATTTGAAGATTTGTCAACTTTTGAGCATCAGAATCAAGTCTTTCTAGAATTTTCCTCTCATTCCCTTCTTGACGAGACCCTGACAATCTTTTTGAGATCTCTAATTTGTCCACACCCACCTCCTTCTCAACCATTGATTCTGCAGAAGGATGCTGCctaatgtgttttttcttcttctgtgaAGCAGTCACCTTCTGTGTTTTTCCAACAGTCAGGTCAATGCTGTCATCCCGATCAGCAGTTTCCCATATTTCAAGCATCTGTTCATCAGCCTGCATAGTTTCTCTCCTGCTGATTCCATGGGGTGAACATTCTGATATCTGATCAAGTATTATGTCTTTTGTCATCACTTCATTCCCATCCTCTGAGATTTCATGTGTTCGTTTCTGCCGCCTCAGATCATCACTTGGTGTGGCCCCCAGTTCCCCATCCTCCGGTTTTGGCTTAACATACCTCCTTGTCTCGACACCTTTTTGACGTGCACTGCTTCCAGATTTCAAGTCCTCAATCTGCCTTATTGCAGCATCGAGTTTGGAATGATAACTCAAGTTTTCTAGCATAACAAGTCTCTCCTTCTCAATGATTTCTTTCTCAATAGCTCTAATCCTCATTTGCAAATCCTGGAAGTCCAAGGTTCCACCTGGCACCATGCCACTCTGTCCTTCACTCATTTGGTGAAAGCCTTTGGCATGCACCACCAATGCAGCATCCTGCAGCAAGCggaatataagaaaaatattaaaaccatgAACTTTAAAGGATATAACGAAAGCATTGCCCATATTCCAACTGAGTTGTTTTGTGAACATAATGCAAAAGGTTACAAACTATGGGGTCAAACTGCAAAGTGCAAGGAATATTAATAGGAGTAATGTACGGGCATATCAAAATTGGGTGAATGAAGCTTGAGAGCTTATAAGGTTACAACAGACAAGATCTCAAGGAATTATTGATGtgattgatttttcaaaacCCCACAGAGGATGATTATACAATTAACTGATTGGATTATGGTCATGTCACTTGTAGAACCAGACCAAGTAATATTGCCATAATGGAACGATTCAAAATCAGACGAATAGAAATTACCTTTGATTCCTTGCTGTCACCTTCATGAAGTGTCGCATCTGGAAGAGTGTGCTTCTCCAGTGATGTTACACAATCCCTCAACGACATGAAAGCTGGCAAATATGCAGCCACAAGAGCTTTTAGTTCTGCATTTCCACCTTCCAAAGTGCTAACTCTTTCTTTCAGCTGGTCAATCTCCATGTCTTTTGAGCAATTTCCATCTTCAAGGCTCTCACATATTTTAAGGAGCTCGCGAAGCTTTCCTTCAAACAAGGCTTCTCGGACAGCAGATATCTGCAGCTCACCAAACAATGCAACAGCCTGAGACTCTTGTAGTTCAACCTCATTTCTTTCCTTTACCAGTTCATGACTCAAATTTTCCTTCCGGTCTTTAACTTCTTGAAATTCTTCATGCAATTTCCTAATTTCAGACTCCAATTTCTGATTTACTTCACGAATGTTTTCAGCCTCCTTAATTTTCTGATCATAATCTCCTAATAGTTTGATGATCTGCATTTCTTGATCTGATCGTATCACCTCAACCTCATCATACTTGCACTTCAGATCCTCCACCATTTTATGCAACTCTCTCTTATCATCTTCTAAGCCACTGAAGTTATCTAACTCTTTCTCCAGTGTCTTCACCTTCTCGTTGAGACCATTATTGTCATGACACAGTTTATCTAGGCTTACACCAAGGCTTTTTATTTCCACAGATTTTTCACAGATGATATCCCTGAAAATTAGAGAAAGGGTACTTTGAGATACAGTTTCAACAAGAATGCAGAAGTTTTCCTCTTCCAGTTCACATTTCTCCATCTGCAGGTCTGAAAATGATTTCATCAAGGACCTCTGATCATCAAGAACCTTGCAGTTCTCCTCTTGTAAGTTCTGGAAAGCACCTTGCAAGTCTGACAGCTGTACATGGAGATTATTTAGTTCAACCTTCAAAGCCTCCTCTTTGCGATCTCCCTCTATtaacttcaatttcatctcttcgTTTATCCCTGAAAGCTCTTGGCTCTCATTTTGCAAAACCAAGAATTGCTCAGACCTGGTTGTCAATTCTTGATCGAGGATATTTTTAGTCTTCACAAGATTTTCCACCTCTAATTGCAGTTGCCTAAGCAGAGTAACTAGAACAGAGTTCTCAGTGAACAACCGCTGATTTTCATCTTGTGTCTTGAAGAGAAACTCCTGTGATTCTTGAAGCCTGTTGAGTACATGGTTCAGCAGTTTCTGGTCTTGCTTGGGTTTATTTTCACACTGGTTCGCATCAAGTTCAAGAGTCATCAACACCTGATAAAGTCCCATCCTCagtgttttaattttatcagaTAAGCATTTCACCTCTTCTTGTTGTTCACAATTTTCATGTCTCATATCAGAGATCAGTTTCTCTGACAGTTTAGATGCCTCCACGAGCTTCTGATGATCAAGCAAGAGGGAAGAATTCTTCTCTTCCAATTCTTGCGCACATTTCTGCAAGATAAAGATCTCAATCTCTGCATTCACAGCTTTGTCCAGCTCCTTTTcatattctttctttctgcaTAGACTTTCTTCTTGTAGCAAACAAATCTGTGATGCCATACCAGCCAATTGGGACTCACTCAACTGGGCTAGATTAGCATGTTCTTGCTTTTCAGCATCTAAACGAACCTGTAATTCTTGTACTTCATGAAGTGAGGATTGTCTCTCCTTCTCCAGATGGGaatatttttcttctaattctgTATAATTCTTCTCCAAATCCTGCAAGCTTTTCTCACTGATGTCCAACTGAGAAGATAAACTTCCTTTCATGGAGGCCAGCTCAGACTTCTCATTCACAAGCAGCAGGCAAAAATCTTCCAAGCTCTTTGATTTTTCCCTCAACCCTTCAAGTTCAGCATTTGCATCAAGGAGGAAATTCTCCAGAATGTGGTTCTTCTCTGTAACTTTCTCCAAATCATCAGTAGCAAATTGCAACTCAGAAGCCATCAAATCCTTCTCAGAAACAAGAACGGATTTCTCTTCCACAAGATATTGACAGGATTCTTCTAGTGCCTTTAACTTCTCTCCGACCCCTTCTAGCTCAACATTCAAATCTGATAAAGAATTCTCCAGAAGAGCATTTTTATCATTAAGTTTCTCCATGTTCTCCAACTTTTTCAAAAGAGCTAGCTTTTCAGTTCTGTCTCTCTCACAAACCTCCTTCAGCTTGATGTTGACATCCTTCAAATCCTTCACAGATGATCCAAAGGACTCTGGACCGAAGCCAACTGATTCCACCTGCCTCATGATTGCCTGATGCTTCTGGTTAAGTTCATTTAGCTCCTCCTTTAGACAGTAAATCTCTTGCTGAAGAGCATTTCTTTGGTCCACTCGAAGCTCCACCTCTGCTTCAAGTTTCTTTATGGTCTCCCTTAAGCTTGAAATCTCATCTTGCAGATTCTGTATAGTCAGAGCTGAAGATAAGTTGACTTCACTAAGGCTCTTGTTCTCCACCTTGACATGCTCCACTTCATCTCTTAAACTCTGATTACGAGCTTCCAGGTCCTCCAAAATTTGAGCCCTGTTCTGAAGCTGAGCCACCACAGATCTCAATTCTTCCTGAGATTGAGAGTGCAGATGCTGTAGAGTTTGAAATGCAGTTTCAGCCTCCATGAATCTCAAGTGCTCTTCTTGGACGCAAGCCCAAAGTCTCCCCAACTCCTTCTGCTTTTCCGTAAGCTCACTGCTTTGAGCCGCCACTTTCTGCATCACTGACTCTAACTCGGAGTGtatggtttggtttgatttttctaaaagaaGACACCTCTCTTCAGAACTCTTTAACTTCACAGTCCCATCATCTATCACCAAGTTAAGCCTCCGGGCTTCCTCCTCAAAACAAGCAATTTTATGCTCCAGACTGACAATTGTTGCCAGGCACTGCTGGTACTGAGTGACAGCAGCTTCCTTTTCTTCAGTTAGCCTGGTCAAAGCATGCTTCAAGGCTTCAATTTCCCTTTCAGCATCATCTGCACGCTCACTGAACCTCTTGGCATCTTCCTGTGCATTATGTAATTTGTCCTCTAGATCAGATATCTTTTCCAAACATTGGCTGTACTGAACCTGTGCATCAATTTTTTCAGCTTCTAATCGAGACAGGTCTTGCTTTAGGGATCGAGCTTCAGTTTCAGCTTTGCTGGCTCGCTCATTTAGTTCTCCTGCATCCTCTTGGACAAGAGAGAGATTGTTCTCCAGATTAGATATCTTTTCCAGACACCCCTGGTATTGAAGAAAACTAGATTCCTTTTCAGCCTCTAATTGTGCAAGGACTTCCTTCAAAGTTTGAACTTCAGCTTCAGCTTTGCTAGCTCGTTCATTAAGTCCCCTGGAATCCTCCGTTGCACGAGAGACTTCTGACTCCAGTTTAGACAATCTTTCCAAACTTTGCTCATACTGAAGCAGGCCAGCTTCTTTTTCGGCTTCTAGTTTAGCAAGTgcattctttaaatttaaaatttctagcTCAGCTTTACTAACTTGCTCAGACTCAGATGGGGCTCGAGCCTTGAGATCATGGATGCCATTGTTTTGCACACCTCGTCCTTTCTCCTCTGGGTCATGGAAATTGAGGCCTTTTCTCACCCTCCCTTCTGCAAACTTAGCATTGTCCATCCCATCTCCAAGCCCAAAAAGATCATTGAATTGTTTCAAACCCTTTCTTCCAGGGTCTGATTTCTCAGTAAAAGCTCCATTCCTATTGATAGCATGGGATGGTGAGACGCCCAAAGCATCCTTTTGCAGCTCATCAGGGTCAAAAGGTGCACGTATTGGTGGCATATCAGGTGTACGGGGATCACAGTCAGTAGCAGAACCTGCAGGGGAATCATCACCCAGAATAAAGGGGGCTTGGTTGGGAAATGCTTCTGCCATTGTTCGTTGCGCCTGGTGAAGGGCCCCGGTGGCATGATCATATCTTTCAGCCAAGGCACGATACGCTCTATAAAACTCTTCGACCAATTTCATAAGCTCTGGGCGTTTCTTGTAGTACATCTCTGCCCTCCTTGCGAAGGAATCTGCATCTTCTTCGATGAGTTTGATCATCTGTTTGACTTTGGAATCCATATCTGTTCATAGAAAAGAGATTTGTTAAATGGTTACCTGAAGAGAGGGAGCAAATGCTACAGTAAGTCTAGCACAAAACCTACAGGATGAAAGACGTGatggagaaaataaaacatgagtTCACTAAATATTTTGGGCAAGTACAAGACACTGTGTGGTTTTGTGCTTAAAAGTAATTAGCTAAAAGATCTATTCATAGATCAGATATCTTCTGCTTAAAAATGTAACTGCAGCTTTCTTAGCCACAACACACCAAATTAAATTAGAAGTTGAACTGAGCAGCCATGGATGTAGCTCCAGTTCTCAGGCATAATGTAAGAGGTTAGCAGGCTTCAGATTTGAATTGGAAAGTAGAAATGCTTTGGCAAGCTAATAAGAATTACTGATCATTTATGCAGATTTGACCGAGAATGGGATACGAAGTTGCAAGCCCTCCCAGACAAGCCATGATGCATATAGACTTAAAGAACTCATTAACTGGTACTCTTTGCTTAACATTCAAAGGAGAGTGTTTCTCCAAAAATTTGCTTCCTTCACCaataggggaaaaaaaaggacaaccaattcaaaagaataaggagaTCAAAGATATCGGTTAGGTCATTGAATCCCATgccatagaagaaaaaaactctaGATTGTGCCCTCAAATAAAAGAATCTATCAATTGAAAAGTAACGGAAAGCGAAGACACAAGCATGAGACAATAACTTGGATGCTATATCTATGAAACCACGAAAAACAATTGGCAATGATTATCAATTCTTAGATTTTTAGTACCTAGTTTATTGTCAAGTTATTGAATATACCGCAGCAAGTAAATGCAGAGATGTTTGTGATACCCAAAGACAGCCAAATGCATATTAAGGCTCAAGCTGAAAGTAAATGCAAGTTAAATACCTTCTGATTCCATTTCAATAGGATAACATATTTCCATTTTTAAGCTTCCAAATCATTGATTTTGCACCTACATTTCAAGCGTTTTAACTGGTTCCATTCATTTGTTTGGAATTCATTAACTATGTTTCCTTTTGGCCCCAGTTGCAGGAGAGTGGTCAGGATATGCACTTTCATCACACCGACCAATGTGGAAGTATGCTACAACAATTAACTTGGAGTCCCAATCTCAGAAAAATGTTGGGGTCGTTCAATGTAATGTGTTGGTTATCATGTCTCCCAAATAGCCAGATCACTCAAAAATGATTAAACAGTAGTTAACTAAAGCCCACTTGCACAGTAAACAGAAATTCGAACCGAGTGCCTAAGAAACAAGCCAATACCTGTAAGATTTTCTTGAAGCCATTTTGAGTTTCTTGGGCTAATGTGGCTGTCCCACCACCACGAATACTTCCTTTTAGAATCTGCTTGCGACCTGGCAGCCATAATTCAATCCAATAACACTACCACTTCCCAATTCCGATCGCAGAAATGACAAACCTACGATCCTTGAAGCAATAAGTACGATCCAAACCAACGACCAGTCAAACCGACACTGATTTCTCAATATTGAGTTTTGTACTCCCCTCCTTGTACCTAAGTCGacaaaatcaacaaacaaaacatACTTAATTCAGCTGATTTCAATGTTAACAACACTAATAATTCATAAGATCGGAaccttgaaaattttaaaacaaataaattgagaccaaaaaaaaaaaccctacctGATCAGCAGAGCTTTCAAGTCCAAATAGTGATTGGTATACAAAAGAGTAACAGCTCTCTTAAGAATTTGTAAGAAAAACCTGATCAAagtaacacaaaaaaatcatacataGGAATTTGATATGCttcatagaattaaaaaaaaatcagtcatttaatcaataaaaaataaaaagaaaagaaaagcaactgCATGATCATACACGACAGATTAAAGCATGAAActctcataaaaagaaaaaaatagagagaagtgatcgcaagttaaaaaaaaaacagagacaagAATAACGTAACCAGGCAAGACAAGAGCAGAAAAACACGGCTCATTGACCATTGACATGCATTGTAGAAGAAGAGGTGTGATAGCCACCAGCTCAGAgattttcttatgaaaaaaaaactcaccaaaAGGAAGTTGTTTAGAGGCTAATCTGATAGCagcaagaagaaaaacaagtagAGCTGCTTCCTCTGTTTTTGTTCTCGGGGATCACCCCATGCTTGTTAGATCTCTCTGTGTCTCTTTGTGTCCCTCTTATTTGTTCGTGTGTTTCTCTCTCTTGCCGTTGTTGCTTGCTTTTTATGCTGTTGCTTTTTAGTGAAAGAACTGTCGTcgaggaaaaggaagaaaagaaaataagcgAACAAAATTGAAGTTAGGAAAAGACCAAATGCCTCGAAAGTTTGAAGATTATGCTGATAATAATGCTCCTACAGTGACCAACTACGGAAGATTTACGATGTTGAGTTagtaattaatgatatttatttatttaaatttatattgaatataaagataaaaataaaaaagagaggaaataaaatctattatctataaaaaataataaaaatatttttatttataatgtttttttatttatatatattaaaaaaaaacaactgacTAATAGAGTAATTAATAgtgttttattagttatttttaatattaaaatggacTTTTTTGTATATCAGTTAATGAAATAGAAATTTTGGtagaatatgttttttaaagttttttttatttaaaaatatattaaagtaatatttttttatttttaaaatttatttttgatatcagtagataaaaataatctaaaaatattttaaaataaaaaaatactttataatcacaaaaacaaacatacagttataaatgataaaatctatttgtttgttagatttcaaaaatgtttttttttgtttctgaaaGTTATTTCGGACTGAAGATTACTGTTCTGTCCGTTTCATTTTGTAAGAAAAGGAAGATTGTGTTACCATGTTTGAGGGATCCTTCTCCTTGATCAGTTCTACGCATAATTAATATTAAGTAaattaaggtttaagaaaacaAGATTAGGTATGACCATGCCTGTTTGAAGTGGAAAACagaactaattaatttaatggatcattaattgttttttcttaaaattaaatatctcggttatttaaatatgttttatttcatACACATCATGCGGTACACGAGActtggaaaaacaaaaggagcaAGTGAGAGTTGAAAACAATTCGCTTTGatttatttaagatttattgatttgatatgaaaaaattaatgttatatttaaaataaaaaaaaaaacaccgttATTCTCTTAACGGAGTTGCCCCTTGCAACAATTTTGGAGGCCTCCGAATCAACGCTAACATGAAAGAAACAGATTTATTCCGGCCCTTGAATAACCGTGGCACCCGTTAGTTTAAAAGAAGCCGTTAGATGCtgatgtaaattttaaaatttaggaCCACTTAGCAATTACTCCAGTCAATATGGTAGGCAGGCGTGGGGAAGAAAGAGCATGTGGGCATTATggtaattttaataaatgagAATCTTCAATGCTTTGTACGTTGACACGGTGTGCGGCAACACATTTTACAAAGGTGGGGCCTTGGGGGCGTCTTGGACGGTGGCGGAAGACGACTGTCATTCGTCACGCCACTAGATATTCCTCCGTGTCCACTAACGACCACGATGATGTCATGGCACAGGGTACATGTTTGGAatgtgattttaatattttttatttaaatatatatatattaaaataatattttttattattttttaaaatacatttttatatcatcagaccaaaacaatttaaaaatataaaataattaatttttcaaaacttcaatttaactATGAAcctaaatatcttttaaaagacatgagaaatttgaaaatataataatgattgtttttcaaaatattttttacttgaaaatacattaaaataatatatattttaattttaattttttttaatattaccacatcaaaataatttaaaaatataaaaaaaatatttttaaaaaacaaaaatatccttaacaatctctctctctctaactagCGCTTAAATATACGctccttttaagttttttttttttttaaaaaaaaacctggatCTAGCCAAGTGGGCTAGGATCAGGTGATTGGGTCTACCCCTCTTTCCTCACCTTCATGTTTTTATACTTATTGCATTGGTGAAGATAATATTCTCTTCGACAATGACCCATCACGTCATTGCACACACAACATCCACTGCTTTTAATTGGTTAGGATAACATGCAAATAAtcgttaaagttatttttctgtGCTTGTGATTGAAAtttgtataaatttatattattttaaatttaatttttattaaataaaatagaaataataagatttaaattcaaataaaataaagatgataGAGAATTAAACTCGTGaccatttaattaataataatttatataattatataataagctacttttcaaataagataTGTGATATgctatacataaaaataaaaaaaaaacattgggtAAATAAAGAACATCCATTTACTGAAACAGGGTCAAGTTAGATTCCagaaaatactaattaaacccAACATGGAGTTGACTGGCTGAATGGATTGATTTGAgtcatttgagttttttttttatcaaaataactttg
Protein-coding sequences here:
- the LOC133692268 gene encoding protein NETWORKED 1D-like; translation: MAARSQADSKRKYSWWWDSHISPRNSKWLQENLTDMDSKVKQMIKLIEEDADSFARRAEMYYKKRPELMKLVEEFYRAYRALAERYDHATGALHQAQRTMAEAFPNQAPFILGDDSPAGSATDCDPRTPDMPPIRAPFDPDELQKDALGVSPSHAINRNGAFTEKSDPGRKGLKQFNDLFGLGDGMDNAKFAEGRVRKGLNFHDPEEKGRGVQNNGIHDLKARAPSESEQVSKAELEILNLKNALAKLEAEKEAGLLQYEQSLERLSKLESEVSRATEDSRGLNERASKAEAEVQTLKEVLAQLEAEKESSFLQYQGCLEKISNLENNLSLVQEDAGELNERASKAETEARSLKQDLSRLEAEKIDAQVQYSQCLEKISDLEDKLHNAQEDAKRFSERADDAEREIEALKHALTRLTEEKEAAVTQYQQCLATIVSLEHKIACFEEEARRLNLVIDDGTVKLKSSEERCLLLEKSNQTIHSELESVMQKVAAQSSELTEKQKELGRLWACVQEEHLRFMEAETAFQTLQHLHSQSQEELRSVVAQLQNRAQILEDLEARNQSLRDEVEHVKVENKSLSEVNLSSALTIQNLQDEISSLRETIKKLEAEVELRVDQRNALQQEIYCLKEELNELNQKHQAIMRQVESVGFGPESFGSSVKDLKDVNIKLKEVCERDRTEKLALLKKLENMEKLNDKNALLENSLSDLNVELEGVGEKLKALEESCQYLVEEKSVLVSEKDLMASELQFATDDLEKVTEKNHILENFLLDANAELEGLREKSKSLEDFCLLLVNEKSELASMKGSLSSQLDISEKSLQDLEKNYTELEEKYSHLEKERQSSLHEVQELQVRLDAEKQEHANLAQLSESQLAGMASQICLLQEESLCRKKEYEKELDKAVNAEIEIFILQKCAQELEEKNSSLLLDHQKLVEASKLSEKLISDMRHENCEQQEEVKCLSDKIKTLRMGLYQVLMTLELDANQCENKPKQDQKLLNHVLNRLQESQEFLFKTQDENQRLFTENSVLVTLLRQLQLEVENLVKTKNILDQELTTRSEQFLVLQNESQELSGINEEMKLKLIEGDRKEEALKVELNNLHVQLSDLQGAFQNLQEENCKVLDDQRSLMKSFSDLQMEKCELEEENFCILVETVSQSTLSLIFRDIICEKSVEIKSLGVSLDKLCHDNNGLNEKVKTLEKELDNFSGLEDDKRELHKMVEDLKCKYDEVEVIRSDQEMQIIKLLGDYDQKIKEAENIREVNQKLESEIRKLHEEFQEVKDRKENLSHELVKERNEVELQESQAVALFGELQISAVREALFEGKLRELLKICESLEDGNCSKDMEIDQLKERVSTLEGGNAELKALVAAYLPAFMSLRDCVTSLEKHTLPDATLHEGDSKESKDAALVVHAKGFHQMSEGQSGMVPGGTLDFQDLQMRIRAIEKEIIEKERLVMLENLSYHSKLDAAIRQIEDLKSGSSARQKGVETRRYVKPKPEDGELGATPSDDLRRQKRTHEISEDGNEVMTKDIILDQISECSPHGISRRETMQADEQMLEIWETADRDDSIDLTVGKTQKVTASQKKKKHIRQHPSAESMVEKEVGVDKLEISKRLSGSRQEGNERKILERLDSDAQKLTNLQITVQDLMSKVEITEKSEKGKGIEYDNVKEQLEESEEAIMKLFEVNRKLMKTVEDEPLYFDEKPELAPDESGSVRRRKITEQARRVSEKIGRLQLEVQKLQFVLLKLDDENRSRGKTKITEQKTKVLLQDYLYGSTRTRQKRKKGHFCSCVQPPTKGD